A genomic region of Pseudomonas sp. MPC6 contains the following coding sequences:
- a CDS encoding heme utilization protein: MKPTMALKPLVFALAAVMAIAAQAGGRDDDRGHGNGHGNGHGNNGHDRGPSFDTLLSLSSGAQAAVLDVQNSSGNKGLNQGTKNDAKGDNSLNGSNGNMGANVAAGDGNQQDNAAALATSDETFIFGSATAVSAATQYNTGNSANNYSSGNTSTLNNAGNNGSGNIGINVASGSFNQQKNNLAIAVSGGRVATAAAAANQSSTGLAVNNYGTQVYKTDTLTGTFTAAGAFVAAGKAVSKEDDHHGSGHGYGNKGGRGGHDDVTKSDFVAVGVFGLAGVTTEQKLTADGWKTPVTNTAVMSGSMNGFSGNGGANVASGVGNQQSNSLSIAAGCNVCM; this comes from the coding sequence ATGAAACCTACAATGGCTCTCAAACCACTGGTTTTCGCTCTGGCAGCAGTGATGGCAATCGCGGCACAAGCAGGCGGTCGTGATGATGATCGCGGTCATGGCAATGGCCACGGCAATGGTCACGGCAACAACGGGCATGATCGCGGCCCAAGCTTTGACACACTGCTGTCACTCAGCTCCGGCGCCCAGGCAGCCGTGCTGGACGTGCAGAACAGCTCCGGCAACAAAGGGCTGAACCAAGGCACCAAAAACGACGCTAAAGGCGATAACTCGCTCAATGGTTCCAACGGCAACATGGGCGCCAACGTTGCAGCCGGTGACGGTAACCAGCAAGACAACGCCGCTGCACTGGCCACGTCCGACGAAACCTTCATCTTCGGCTCCGCAACCGCCGTTTCAGCCGCGACTCAATACAACACTGGCAACTCTGCTAACAACTACTCCAGTGGCAATACGTCGACCCTCAACAACGCAGGCAACAACGGTTCCGGCAACATCGGCATAAACGTGGCTTCCGGCAGCTTCAACCAACAGAAAAACAACCTGGCCATCGCTGTATCGGGCGGCCGTGTAGCAACCGCAGCTGCTGCGGCCAACCAAAGCTCCACCGGGCTGGCTGTCAATAACTATGGCACCCAGGTGTACAAGACAGACACGCTCACAGGCACCTTTACCGCTGCGGGTGCGTTTGTGGCTGCTGGCAAAGCCGTGTCCAAAGAGGATGACCATCACGGCAGCGGCCATGGTTATGGCAACAAAGGTGGCCGTGGCGGCCATGACGATGTCACCAAGTCTGATTTCGTCGCTGTCGGCGTATTCGGCCTGGCTGGCGTAACCACTGAGCAAAAACTGACCGCAGATGGCTGGAAAACCCCTGTGACCAACACCGCCGTCATGTCGGGCTCGATGAACGGCTTCTCCGGCAACGGCGGCGCCAACGTAGCATCGGGTGTAGGCAACCAACAAAGCAACTCGCTGTCCATCGCTGCAGGCTGCAACGTCTGCATGTAA
- a CDS encoding adhesin has protein sequence MTRSLIVLALLGCTSAMADSSVSTVNSARIQDSGSQYTGNLNVNQAAGDQQQQTNVRAIAIGTEAAATTRINQKINTSANPSMNATATIGGTSFSNGNGVLGVNQGAGANNQMANAMRISISAAPQSVDDSALSQQNVALQPSSGATGTSIGSRQVVISDQAFTGSRGVIQVNQSAGVGNRMANTLSIRVAD, from the coding sequence ATGACTCGCTCATTGATAGTCCTCGCCCTGCTCGGCTGCACCAGCGCCATGGCCGACTCCAGCGTAAGCACGGTGAACAGCGCCAGAATCCAGGACTCCGGCAGCCAGTACACAGGCAACCTCAACGTCAACCAGGCCGCCGGTGACCAACAGCAACAGACCAACGTCCGGGCGATCGCCATTGGCACCGAAGCTGCCGCGACCACCCGCATCAACCAGAAAATCAACACCTCCGCCAATCCGTCGATGAACGCGACGGCCACCATCGGCGGCACCTCTTTCAGTAATGGCAACGGTGTACTGGGCGTCAACCAGGGCGCCGGGGCCAACAACCAGATGGCCAACGCCATGCGCATCAGCATCAGTGCTGCGCCGCAGAGCGTCGACGATAGCGCCCTTTCTCAACAGAACGTGGCGTTGCAACCAAGCTCAGGAGCAACTGGCACCTCAATCGGCAGTCGCCAGGTCGTGATCAGCGACCAGGCCTTCACCGGCAGTCGAGGGGTAATCCAGGTGAACCAGAGTGCCGGGGTGGGGAACCGAATGGCTAACACCCTGAGCATCCGGGTCGCTGACTGA
- a CDS encoding AAA family ATPase, producing MKVLVLTGPESSGKSWLAAELQAHFGGVLVDEYVRWFIEQNPRDTCLADITPIARGQLQWEDGARARQPRLLLLDTHLLSNILWSRTLFGECPVWIEQALLTRQYDLHLLLSPDDVAWTDDGQRCQPELGQRRDFFEQTLAWLEHHRQPVQVLQGDWAARRSQALKAVELLLDS from the coding sequence ATGAAAGTCCTGGTGCTCACCGGTCCCGAATCCAGTGGCAAGAGTTGGCTCGCGGCCGAACTGCAAGCGCATTTCGGCGGCGTTCTGGTGGACGAATATGTCCGCTGGTTCATCGAGCAGAACCCACGGGATACCTGCCTGGCCGACATTACGCCCATTGCCCGCGGACAACTGCAATGGGAGGACGGGGCCCGCGCCCGACAGCCTCGGTTGCTGCTGCTCGACACTCACTTGCTGAGCAACATCCTCTGGAGCCGGACCCTGTTTGGCGAGTGCCCGGTCTGGATCGAACAGGCGCTGTTGACCAGGCAATATGATTTGCACCTGCTATTGTCCCCCGACGATGTCGCCTGGACGGATGACGGGCAGCGTTGCCAACCCGAACTGGGACAACGCCGGGACTTCTTCGAGCAGACCCTTGCCTGGCTGGAGCACCATCGACAACCGGTTCAGGTGCTGCAGGGCGATTGGGCCGCGCGTCGCAGCCAGGCCCTGAAGGCCGTTGAGCTCCTGCTCGATTCCTGA
- the pnuC gene encoding nicotinamide riboside transporter PnuC, whose protein sequence is MSGLELFAATLGVIAVWLTVKQNPWCWPIGLVMVLLYSWIFFEVKLYSDMLLQVIYAALQLYGWWQWTRAGDTRQGRQVSRLDGQSITLSLAVGAIGSLLLGAAMAHWTDAAQPWLDAALTGFSLVAQVWMAQKRVQCWPLWITLDVIFVGLFVYKGMYLTAGLYALFALIAVQGWREWRADPVLRT, encoded by the coding sequence ATGTCCGGGCTTGAACTGTTTGCCGCCACCCTCGGTGTCATTGCCGTCTGGTTGACGGTCAAACAGAACCCCTGGTGCTGGCCGATCGGCCTGGTCATGGTACTGCTCTACAGCTGGATCTTTTTTGAAGTGAAACTGTATTCGGACATGCTGCTGCAGGTGATCTATGCCGCCTTGCAGCTGTATGGCTGGTGGCAGTGGACGCGTGCGGGCGACACCCGTCAGGGGCGGCAGGTCAGCCGGCTCGATGGTCAATCGATAACGCTCAGTCTTGCCGTCGGCGCGATCGGCAGTCTGCTGCTAGGCGCGGCAATGGCGCACTGGACCGATGCCGCCCAACCCTGGCTCGATGCGGCGCTGACCGGTTTCAGCCTGGTGGCGCAAGTCTGGATGGCGCAGAAACGCGTGCAATGCTGGCCACTGTGGATCACCCTGGACGTGATTTTCGTCGGGCTGTTTGTCTACAAGGGGATGTACCTGACCGCCGGCCTCTACGCGCTGTTTGCCCTGATAGCCGTGCAAGGCTGGCGGGAATGGCGCGCCGACCCGGTATTGCGCACATGA
- a CDS encoding undecaprenyl-diphosphate phosphatase, translated as MDLWTAFQALILGVVEGLTEFLPISSTGHQIIVADLLDFGGERAMAFNIIIQLGAILAVVWEFRRKIFDVVVGLPTQPGARRFTANLLIAFMPAVVLGVIFADLIHHYLFNPITVATALVVGGVVMLWAERRQHEVHAHTVDEITWKDALKIGFAQCLAMIPGTSRSGSTIIGGLLFGLSRKTATEFSFFLAMPTMVGAAVYSGYKYRDLFVPADFPVFAIGFVTAFIFAMIAVRGLLVFIGSHSYAAFAWYRIVFGLIILATWQFGWVDWTAVQP; from the coding sequence ATGGATCTTTGGACCGCCTTTCAGGCATTGATACTTGGCGTTGTTGAGGGATTGACGGAGTTTTTGCCCATTTCCAGTACCGGGCACCAGATCATCGTGGCCGACCTGCTCGACTTCGGGGGGGAGCGGGCCATGGCCTTCAACATCATCATCCAGCTCGGGGCGATCCTGGCGGTGGTGTGGGAGTTTCGCCGCAAGATTTTCGATGTGGTCGTCGGCCTGCCGACCCAGCCGGGCGCTCGACGCTTTACCGCGAACCTGCTGATCGCCTTTATGCCGGCCGTGGTATTGGGGGTGATTTTCGCCGACCTGATTCACCATTACCTGTTCAACCCGATCACCGTGGCCACGGCGCTGGTGGTCGGCGGTGTCGTCATGTTGTGGGCTGAACGGCGTCAGCATGAAGTGCATGCCCACACCGTTGACGAGATCACCTGGAAAGACGCGCTGAAGATCGGCTTTGCCCAGTGTCTGGCAATGATTCCGGGCACCTCGCGCTCCGGTTCGACGATCATTGGCGGTTTGCTGTTCGGCTTGTCGCGCAAGACCGCCACCGAGTTCTCGTTCTTCCTGGCGATGCCGACCATGGTCGGCGCGGCGGTGTACTCGGGCTACAAATACCGCGACCTGTTCGTGCCGGCGGATTTTCCGGTGTTCGCCATCGGCTTCGTCACTGCGTTCATCTTCGCGATGATTGCCGTGCGCGGCCTGCTCGTGTTCATCGGCAGTCACAGCTACGCGGCGTTCGCCTGGTATCGCATCGTGTTCGGCCTGATCATCCTTGCCACCTGGCAGTTCGGTTGGGTTGACTGGACCGCCGTCCAGCCATGA
- a CDS encoding DUF1294 domain-containing protein: MTDSSARNNPGRRSGGEIRHPGLKLLVLAILCALPLSGSMTMWLGGISRVPLAAYGIVSVLAFLLYWSDKRKARLDRWRIPENVLHAVELAGGWPGALLAQQVFRHKTRKLSFQVLFWVIVLLHQVFWIDQLFLGAHLFALV, from the coding sequence ATGACCGACTCCAGCGCGCGCAATAACCCCGGACGCCGGTCCGGGGGCGAGATTCGCCATCCCGGGCTGAAACTGCTGGTGTTGGCGATCCTGTGCGCGCTGCCGCTGTCGGGTTCGATGACGATGTGGCTGGGGGGCATTTCACGGGTGCCCCTGGCGGCTTATGGCATCGTCAGCGTGCTGGCGTTCCTGCTGTACTGGAGCGACAAGCGCAAGGCTCGGCTCGATCGCTGGCGCATACCGGAGAACGTGTTGCATGCGGTGGAACTCGCCGGCGGCTGGCCTGGCGCGTTGCTGGCCCAGCAGGTGTTTCGGCACAAGACGCGCAAGCTTTCGTTTCAGGTGCTGTTCTGGGTGATCGTGTTGCTGCACCAGGTGTTCTGGATCGATCAATTGTTCCTTGGCGCCCATCTTTTCGCGCTGGTTTAA
- a CDS encoding MmcQ/YjbR family DNA-binding protein codes for MKAARMSEEDVAQFCLALPGAREDYKWGGVRVFSIAGNKMFALQNLRGASLAFKVDKDLFLGHCDRPGIHPAPYLARAQWIIMATPYPLGAEELQDLLRRSHQLVVRKLPKRTQVGLLL; via the coding sequence ATGAAGGCCGCACGCATGAGCGAAGAGGATGTCGCGCAGTTCTGCCTGGCGCTGCCCGGCGCGCGGGAAGACTACAAGTGGGGTGGCGTGCGGGTGTTTTCGATTGCCGGAAACAAGATGTTCGCCTTGCAGAACCTGCGGGGCGCATCCCTGGCGTTCAAGGTCGACAAGGATCTGTTTCTCGGTCATTGCGACCGTCCGGGCATTCACCCGGCACCTTATCTGGCGCGGGCGCAGTGGATCATCATGGCAACGCCCTACCCGCTTGGTGCCGAAGAGCTGCAAGACTTGTTGCGACGTTCCCATCAACTGGTGGTGCGCAAATTGCCCAAGCGCACCCAGGTCGGCCTGTTGCTTTAA
- a CDS encoding LysR substrate-binding domain-containing protein → MQDLNDLYYFAKVVEAGGFAAAGRLLGIPKSRLSRRIAELEERLGARLLQRTTRQLKLTAVGERYLRHCQAMLLEAEMADEAVASMSSEPRGRLRVSCPVGLAHEILPTVISDFLAKYPLVQLEVMLLNRRVDLVTEGVDVALRVRELGDEDPLLVTRRLRQAQMAMVASPAFLHGHEINHPEDLKKLPVLGALEADRMVHIRMLDQQGNSVDLTLEARLGIDDFIVRKACTLAGQGFTLLPMMYCEQALADGSLVQLLPDWSLPGGWLQAVYPHRRGVMPAVRAWIDHLIESFNACGERLL, encoded by the coding sequence ATGCAAGACCTCAATGATCTCTACTATTTCGCCAAGGTGGTCGAAGCCGGTGGTTTCGCGGCAGCCGGGCGTTTGCTCGGGATACCCAAGTCGCGCCTGTCGCGTCGGATCGCCGAGCTGGAAGAACGCCTCGGCGCTCGCCTGCTGCAACGCACCACCCGCCAACTCAAGCTGACGGCCGTGGGCGAGCGTTACCTGCGGCACTGTCAGGCGATGCTGCTGGAAGCCGAGATGGCCGATGAGGCAGTGGCCAGCATGTCCAGCGAGCCCCGCGGACGTTTGCGGGTGTCTTGTCCGGTGGGGTTGGCCCACGAGATTCTGCCGACCGTGATCAGTGATTTCCTGGCGAAGTATCCACTGGTTCAACTGGAGGTCATGTTGCTCAATCGACGGGTCGACCTGGTAACCGAGGGCGTCGACGTCGCCCTGCGCGTGCGCGAGTTGGGCGACGAAGACCCGTTGCTGGTCACCCGACGCCTGCGCCAGGCGCAAATGGCGATGGTCGCCAGCCCCGCCTTCCTGCATGGACATGAGATCAACCACCCCGAAGACCTGAAAAAACTGCCGGTGCTCGGCGCGCTGGAAGCCGATCGCATGGTGCACATCCGCATGCTCGATCAACAGGGCAACAGCGTTGACTTGACCCTCGAAGCGCGATTGGGTATCGATGACTTCATCGTGCGCAAGGCCTGCACCCTGGCGGGCCAGGGGTTTACCCTGTTGCCGATGATGTATTGCGAGCAAGCGCTGGCAGACGGCTCGCTGGTGCAGTTGCTGCCTGACTGGTCATTGCCAGGCGGCTGGCTGCAAGCGGTCTACCCTCATCGGCGCGGGGTGATGCCGGCGGTGCGCGCCTGGATCGACCATTTGATCGAATCTTTCAACGCCTGCGGGGAACGATTGCTATGA
- a CDS encoding FMN-dependent NADH-azoreductase: MKLLHIDSSILGDNSASRQLSSEVVKAWQTAEPSAVVTYRDLAADAISHFSAATLVAAGTTAELRNAAQQHEADLSAQALAEFLAADAVVIAAPMYNFTIPTQLKAWIDRIAVAGQTFRYTEAGPEGLCGNKKVVIVSTSGGLHVGQVTGVAHEEYLKVMFGFLGITDIEFVRAHGLAYGDEVRTKAMNDAQTHISEQLFVAA, translated from the coding sequence ATGAAATTGCTGCATATCGATTCGAGCATTCTTGGCGACAACTCGGCTTCCCGTCAGTTGAGCAGCGAAGTCGTCAAGGCCTGGCAAACCGCCGAGCCGAGCGCCGTGGTGACTTACCGTGACCTGGCTGCCGACGCCATCAGCCATTTCTCCGCCGCCACCCTGGTGGCTGCCGGCACCACGGCAGAACTGCGCAATGCCGCGCAACAGCACGAAGCCGATCTGAGCGCCCAGGCGCTGGCTGAATTCCTCGCCGCCGATGCGGTGGTGATTGCCGCCCCGATGTACAACTTCACCATTCCGACTCAACTCAAGGCCTGGATCGACCGCATCGCCGTTGCCGGTCAGACCTTCCGCTACACCGAAGCCGGCCCTGAAGGCCTTTGCGGTAACAAGAAAGTGGTGATTGTCTCGACATCTGGCGGCCTGCACGTGGGTCAGGTCACTGGCGTTGCCCATGAAGAATATTTGAAAGTCATGTTCGGCTTCCTCGGTATCACCGATATCGAGTTCGTCCGCGCCCATGGCCTGGCTTACGGTGATGAAGTGCGGACCAAGGCCATGAACGATGCCCAGACGCACATCAGCGAGCAATTGTTCGTCGCCGCGTAA
- a CDS encoding dienelactone hydrolase, giving the protein MVRLCASLLICLLGSLNSVHAAPAPHTHWSVGFHEMSFLDPLDLQPMRAIAFYPSSDKEHTSILEGYTVEAGEDTRVAIGRFPMLMLSHGNTGTPLALHDLATSLARKGFVVVAVIHPGDNSRDHSRLGTLSNLYGRPIQISQAITATLGDRMLAPFVNANQVGVIGYSAGGETALILSGATPDLDRLRRYCQERPDDRDACNTQGELIVDRDDLQPVADPRVHALLLMAPLSLKFGRHTLADVHVPVLLYSGDGDKLVAFDKNAAALARKLPIAPDFKLLAGAGHFVFMAPCNEEQIIAMPALCTDADGVDRKDIHRTMISEAGRFFSRALGKPDRAGMQTADQ; this is encoded by the coding sequence ATGGTGCGTCTTTGTGCAAGCTTGCTGATATGTCTGCTCGGCAGCCTGAATTCAGTGCACGCCGCACCTGCGCCACATACGCACTGGAGCGTCGGCTTCCATGAGATGAGCTTCCTCGATCCGCTGGACCTGCAGCCGATGCGTGCCATCGCCTTCTATCCTTCCAGCGACAAGGAACACACCAGCATACTCGAGGGCTATACCGTCGAAGCCGGCGAAGATACCCGCGTCGCCATCGGTCGTTTCCCGATGCTGATGCTGTCCCATGGCAACACCGGAACCCCGCTGGCCCTGCACGATCTCGCCACCTCGCTGGCGCGCAAGGGGTTCGTCGTGGTGGCGGTGATCCATCCCGGCGACAACTCCAGGGACCACAGCCGCCTGGGTACCTTGAGCAATCTGTATGGCCGGCCGATCCAGATTTCCCAAGCCATCACCGCGACCCTGGGCGATCGCATGCTTGCGCCCTTCGTCAATGCCAACCAGGTCGGCGTGATCGGCTATTCGGCGGGAGGGGAAACCGCATTGATCCTCTCGGGTGCGACGCCGGACCTGGACCGTCTGCGCCGCTATTGCCAGGAGCGGCCGGATGATCGCGATGCCTGCAACACCCAAGGCGAATTGATCGTTGATCGCGATGACCTGCAACCGGTGGCTGACCCACGGGTTCATGCCTTGCTGCTGATGGCGCCGCTGAGCCTGAAGTTCGGGCGCCATACCCTGGCCGACGTGCACGTGCCGGTGCTGCTTTACAGCGGCGACGGCGACAAACTGGTGGCATTCGACAAGAACGCTGCAGCGTTGGCGCGCAAACTGCCGATCGCGCCGGACTTCAAGTTGCTGGCCGGCGCCGGGCACTTCGTGTTCATGGCGCCCTGCAACGAAGAGCAGATTATCGCGATGCCGGCGTTGTGCACCGATGCCGACGGGGTCGATCGCAAAGACATCCACCGCACCATGATTTCCGAAGCGGGGCGGTTCTTTTCCCGTGCGCTGGGCAAGCCGGACAGGGCCGGCATGCAAACCGCCGATCAATAA
- a CDS encoding MFS transporter: MSVQQVPPQSSTAITLQIVSIVFYTFIAFLCIGLPIAVIPGYVHEQLGFSAIIAGLTIGCQYLATLLSRPMAGRMSDSVGTKRAIVYGLSGIVLSGVLTLLSTLLQSFPLLSLLILIAGRLLLGIAQGLIGVGTISWCMGQVGAEHTARSISWNGIASYGAIAIGAPLGVVMVAEYGFESLGIVLSLLALAALLLIRNKPSVPVIRGERLPFWAVFGRIAPFGASLSLASIGYGTLTTFITLYYVSRGWAGAAYCLTVFGICFILARLLFISSISRFGGFTSAIACMCVETLGLGLLWLAPSTTYALIGAGLTGFGLSLVYPALGVEAIKQVPNSSRGAGLSAYAVFFDLALAIAGPLMGAIALNLGYSWIFFSAALLSVSALGLTLLLKRRAMA, encoded by the coding sequence ATGTCTGTGCAGCAAGTGCCCCCGCAAAGCTCCACGGCGATCACCCTGCAGATCGTCTCCATCGTCTTCTATACCTTCATTGCCTTCCTGTGCATCGGCCTGCCGATTGCGGTGATACCGGGGTACGTCCACGAACAGCTGGGTTTCAGCGCGATCATCGCGGGGCTGACCATCGGCTGCCAGTACCTGGCCACTCTGCTCAGCCGCCCCATGGCCGGGCGCATGTCGGACAGTGTTGGCACCAAACGGGCGATTGTGTACGGCTTGTCGGGGATCGTCTTGAGCGGAGTGCTGACGCTGTTGTCGACGTTGCTGCAAAGCTTTCCGTTGTTGAGTCTGTTGATCCTGATCGCCGGCCGCCTGCTGTTGGGGATCGCCCAAGGCTTGATTGGCGTCGGCACCATCAGTTGGTGCATGGGCCAGGTCGGTGCCGAACATACCGCGCGCTCGATTTCCTGGAACGGGATTGCGTCCTACGGCGCCATCGCCATTGGCGCGCCACTTGGGGTGGTGATGGTCGCCGAGTACGGCTTTGAAAGCCTGGGGATTGTCCTGTCACTGCTGGCACTGGCCGCACTGCTGCTGATCCGCAACAAACCCTCGGTGCCGGTGATTCGTGGCGAGCGCCTGCCATTCTGGGCGGTGTTCGGGCGCATTGCGCCGTTTGGCGCGAGCCTGAGCCTGGCCTCCATCGGATACGGCACCCTGACTACTTTTATCACTTTGTATTACGTCAGCCGCGGCTGGGCTGGCGCGGCCTACTGCCTGACGGTGTTCGGCATCTGTTTCATTCTGGCGCGGCTGTTGTTCATTTCCAGCATCAGCCGCTTCGGCGGATTCACCTCGGCCATTGCCTGCATGTGTGTTGAAACCTTGGGCCTGGGGCTGCTGTGGCTCGCGCCCTCGACCACTTATGCGTTGATCGGCGCAGGTCTGACCGGCTTCGGCTTGTCGCTGGTCTACCCGGCATTGGGTGTGGAGGCGATCAAGCAGGTACCCAATTCCAGTCGCGGCGCGGGCTTGAGTGCCTATGCGGTGTTTTTCGATCTGGCGCTGGCGATTGCCGGGCCGTTGATGGGCGCCATCGCCTTGAACCTGGGGTACTCGTGGATATTCTTTAGTGCGGCGTTGCTGTCGGTGAGCGCACTTGGTTTGACCCTGTTACTCAAACGCCGCGCAATGGCCTGA
- a CDS encoding ABC-F family ATPase: MISTANITMQFGAKPLFENVSVKFGAGNRYGLIGANGCGKSTFMKILGGDLEPSGGQVMLEPNVRLGKLRQDQFAYEEFTVIDTVIMGHEELWKVKAERDRIYSLPEMTEEDGMAVAELETEFAEMDGYTAESRAGELLLGLGIGIEQHFGPMSEVSPGWKLRVLLAQALFSDPEVLLLDEPTNHLDINTIRWLENILTQRSSLMIIISHDRHFLNSVCTHMADLDYGELRLFPGNYDEYMTVATQSREQLLSDNAKKKAQISELQSFVSRFSANASKAKQATSRAKAIDKIQLAEVKPSSRVSPFIRFEQTKKLHRQAVIVERMAKGFDGKPLFKDFSFVVEAGERVAIIGPNGIGKTTLLRTLVNELTPDAGTVKWTDAAELGYYAQDHAHDFEDDCNLFDWMGQWTQGGEQIVRGTLGRMLFSNDEILKSVKVISGGEQGRMLFGKLILQKPNVLIMDEPTNHLDMESIEALNLALENYPGTLIFVSHDREFVSSLATRIIELSASGVIDFSGTYDDYLRSQGVVF; encoded by the coding sequence TTGATCTCTACAGCTAACATCACGATGCAGTTCGGCGCCAAGCCGCTATTTGAAAACGTTTCGGTGAAATTCGGCGCGGGCAACCGTTATGGCCTGATCGGCGCGAACGGTTGCGGCAAATCGACCTTCATGAAAATCCTCGGTGGCGACCTCGAGCCATCGGGCGGCCAGGTCATGCTGGAGCCGAACGTGCGTCTGGGTAAATTGCGCCAGGACCAGTTCGCCTACGAAGAATTCACCGTGATCGATACCGTGATCATGGGTCACGAAGAGCTGTGGAAGGTCAAGGCCGAGCGCGACCGCATCTACTCGCTGCCGGAAATGACCGAAGAAGACGGCATGGCCGTGGCCGAGCTGGAAACCGAGTTCGCTGAAATGGACGGCTACACCGCCGAATCCCGTGCCGGCGAACTGTTGCTGGGCCTGGGTATCGGCATCGAGCAGCACTTCGGCCCGATGAGCGAAGTGTCCCCGGGCTGGAAACTGCGCGTATTGCTGGCTCAGGCGCTGTTCTCCGATCCGGAAGTGCTGTTGCTCGACGAACCGACCAACCACCTGGACATCAACACCATCCGCTGGCTGGAAAATATCCTGACCCAGCGCTCCAGCCTGATGATCATCATCTCTCACGACCGTCACTTCCTGAACAGCGTGTGCACGCACATGGCTGACCTGGATTACGGCGAGCTGCGCCTGTTCCCGGGCAACTACGACGAGTACATGACCGTGGCGACCCAGTCCCGCGAGCAACTGCTGTCGGACAACGCCAAGAAGAAAGCACAGATTTCCGAGCTGCAATCGTTCGTCAGCCGCTTCTCGGCCAACGCCTCGAAAGCCAAGCAAGCGACCTCCCGCGCCAAGGCGATCGACAAGATCCAACTGGCCGAGGTCAAGCCTTCGAGCCGTGTCAGCCCATTCATCCGTTTCGAACAAACCAAGAAGCTGCACCGTCAGGCGGTCATCGTCGAGCGCATGGCCAAAGGCTTCGACGGCAAGCCGCTGTTCAAGGATTTCAGCTTCGTGGTTGAAGCCGGAGAGCGCGTGGCGATCATCGGCCCGAACGGTATCGGTAAAACCACCCTGCTGCGCACCCTGGTCAATGAACTGACCCCGGATGCCGGTACCGTGAAGTGGACCGACGCCGCGGAACTGGGCTACTACGCCCAGGACCACGCGCACGACTTCGAAGACGACTGCAACCTGTTCGACTGGATGGGCCAATGGACCCAGGGCGGCGAGCAAATCGTTCGCGGCACCCTCGGCCGGATGCTGTTCTCCAACGACGAGATCCTCAAGTCGGTCAAGGTCATCTCCGGTGGTGAGCAGGGTCGCATGCTGTTCGGCAAGCTGATCCTGCAAAAGCCGAACGTGCTGATCATGGACGAACCGACCAACCACTTGGACATGGAATCGATCGAGGCGCTGAACCTGGCGCTGGAGAACTACCCGGGCACGCTGATCTTCGTCAGCCACGACCGTGAGTTCGTATCGTCCTTGGCTACTCGCATCATCGAGTTGAGCGCCAGCGGCGTGATCGACTTCAGCGGTACCTATGATGACTACCTGCGTAGTCAGGGTGTTGTGTTCTAA
- the lpxO gene encoding lipid A hydroxylase LpxO: protein MKLIIAVIYVVSIAYVHLRGRVRHKLGRQLSDHSTFLAPVNCFLYLFSKIPNRPYLDTADFPDLSPLQTHWQDIRAEGQSLLENGEIKRSNQYDDVGFNSFFKTGWKRFYLKWYGDSHPSAMKLCPRTTELVQSIGSIKAAMFAELPPGSRLVRHRDPYAGSYRYHLGLDTPNDAGCYINVDGENYHWRDGEAVMFDETFIHYAENTTQQNRIILFCDIERPMKYRWAAAFNGWFSRHVMAAAGAPNAVGDKTGAINRLFGKIYKFRLRGKALKKRNRKLYYLEKWAILGGLLAVFVLI, encoded by the coding sequence GTGAAGCTCATCATTGCTGTTATTTATGTTGTATCGATCGCGTACGTTCATCTGCGCGGACGCGTGCGCCACAAATTGGGCCGCCAGCTGAGTGATCACTCGACATTTCTGGCACCGGTCAATTGCTTCCTTTACCTGTTCTCGAAAATCCCCAACAGGCCTTATCTCGACACTGCCGATTTTCCTGACTTGAGTCCGTTGCAGACCCATTGGCAAGACATTCGCGCCGAAGGCCAGAGCCTGCTCGAGAACGGTGAGATCAAACGCTCGAACCAGTATGACGATGTCGGATTCAACTCGTTCTTCAAGACGGGCTGGAAGCGCTTTTACCTGAAGTGGTACGGCGATAGCCACCCATCAGCCATGAAACTCTGCCCGCGCACCACTGAACTGGTGCAGAGTATCGGCTCGATCAAGGCCGCGATGTTTGCCGAGCTGCCACCGGGATCCAGACTGGTCCGTCACCGCGATCCGTATGCCGGATCCTATAGGTATCACCTGGGCCTGGACACGCCGAACGATGCCGGGTGCTACATCAACGTCGATGGCGAGAACTACCACTGGCGCGACGGTGAAGCGGTGATGTTCGACGAGACCTTTATTCATTACGCCGAAAACACCACCCAGCAAAATCGCATCATTCTGTTCTGCGACATTGAGCGGCCGATGAAGTATCGCTGGGCGGCAGCGTTCAATGGCTGGTTCAGCCGCCATGTGATGGCGGCAGCGGGGGCGCCGAACGCTGTGGGCGACAAGACCGGTGCTATCAACCGTCTGTTCGGCAAAATCTACAAGTTTCGCCTGAGGGGAAAGGCGCTCAAGAAGCGCAATCGCAAGCTTTATTATCTGGAGAAATGGGCGATTCTGGGTGGGTTGCTGGCAGTTTTTGTACTGATCTGA